The following proteins come from a genomic window of Megalobrama amblycephala isolate DHTTF-2021 linkage group LG1, ASM1881202v1, whole genome shotgun sequence:
- the selenow2a gene encoding selenoprotein W, 2a, which produces MVVQIKVEYCGGUGYEPRFQELKRVVTAEFTDADVSGFVGRQGSFEIEINGKLIFSKLETSGFPYEDDIMDAIQRAYDGQPVEKITKSQPPCVIL; this is translated from the exons ATGGTTGTGCAAATAAAAGTTGAATACTG TGGTGGATGAGGGTACGAGCCCCGCTTTCAGGAGCTCAAGCGGGTCGTCACTGCTGAGTTCACTGATGCGGATGTGAGTGGCTTCGTCGGTCGCCAAG GGAGCTTTGAGATCGAGATCAATGGAAAACTGATTTTCTCAAAGCTGGAAACCAGTGGCTTCCCCTATGAAGATGAT ATTATGGATGCTATCCAAAGAGCCTACGATGGCCAGCCGGTGGAGAAGATCACCAAGAGCCAGCCTCCTTGTGTCATCCTCTAA